In the genome of Candidatus Methylomirabilota bacterium, the window GATCTTCTTGCCCTCGTCTCCTCCCCCGAAGAGCAGCACCTCGCCTTCGCGTCCGATCACCAGGGTGCCGCGGGTGCCCATGAACTGCTCGGTGATGTGGTCGAAGTCGTTGGACTCGATCGAGGAGAACGTGACCGTCCGACCCTGGGGATACTCGAGGGTCACGAAGACGTGGTCGTTGACCTCGCGGTCCTTGAAGCGATAGATGCCGCCGCTGCCGATCACCGCGGTGGGCGAAGCGTCGAGGAAGAGGCTCGCCGTGCTGATCTGGTGGCCGCCCAGCTCCGCCACCAGCCCCTGCGAGTACTTTCGGTACAGGCGCCAGTTGACCAGGTGGTCCCAGGTCGGATACCCCCAGCGGGCGGGGCTGTAGTCCGCGGACGGAGGCTTGGTGTCCCGTCGCCAGGACCGGTTCCGGTGATACATGAGCCGGACGTGGTGGATCTCGCCCAGGAGGCCCGGGCGGATCACGTGGTCGTAGGCGGCCTGATAGCTTGGGTCGTAGAAGCGGTTGTAGCCCACCTCGAGCAGCTTCCCGTGCTTGCGGGCGGCCGCCGCCATCTGACGGCATCCCTCCATGTCGTACGCCATCATCTTCTCGACCAGCACGTGCTTGCCCGCTTCCAGGCAACCCACGGTCATCTCGGCATGGCACCACAGCGGGGTGGCGATGAGGACGGCCTCGAGGTCCTCCTTCGCCAGCATCTCCCGCCAATCCTCGTATTTCCGCGGAGGAGCCCAGCCCACCTTCACGAGGCTGTCGGCGGCCTCGTCCAGGCGCTGGGGGTTGATGTCGCACACGGCCCTCAAATCGATGAAGTCCTTGCTGCACTGGCCAAGGAGGACCTTGCCCTGCGAGCCGGGTCCGATGAAGCCGGCCTTGACCGGCCCGCCCCGGATGGGGCCGCGCAGGGCGGCAGCGGCCCCGAAGGCCAGGAGGGGAGGCACCCCCGCCATCGCCTTGATGAAGTTACGGCGGCCGATCGCGACTTCTTCGGAAGTGAGCACCATGATCG includes:
- a CDS encoding Gfo/Idh/MocA family oxidoreductase, yielding MVLTSEEVAIGRRNFIKAMAGVPPLLAFGAAAALRGPIRGGPVKAGFIGPGSQGKVLLGQCSKDFIDLRAVCDINPQRLDEAADSLVKVGWAPPRKYEDWREMLAKEDLEAVLIATPLWCHAEMTVGCLEAGKHVLVEKMMAYDMEGCRQMAAAARKHGKLLEVGYNRFYDPSYQAAYDHVIRPGLLGEIHHVRLMYHRNRSWRRDTKPPSADYSPARWGYPTWDHLVNWRLYRKYSQGLVAELGGHQISTASLFLDASPTAVIGSGGIYRFKDREVNDHVFVTLEYPQGRTVTFSSIESNDFDHITEQFMGTRGTLVIGREGEVLLFGGGDEGKKI